The Planktothrix agardhii NIES-204 genome segment GTATGAACAATAAAAAACAAACCCGTAAACCCTTGAGTGATGCCTTAGCCCAAGAATTTGTCTATGGAGAAAATTCAACACCGGCGGTAACTCCCAAACCGATTGAAATTTCCGAACCCCAACCCATTCCCCAACCAGAAACAACATTTATGGACAGATTACAAGTTCAACCCAAAGAAGGGACAAAACGCTTCACCGTCGATTTACCCGAATCCACCCATCGAAAATTATCAATGTTGGCGGCCAGGACAGGACGAACCAAAGCGGAAATCGTCAGACTCCTATTAGATGAAGCATTAGAGAATGTTCAGGATTAATTTAGGGCCTCATCGGTAGGAAAGAAACCCTCAAGAGTCCTGAAAATATCCTCCAGAATAGGCTGAGTTTGCAATTCCTCCGCCACCCATTGCAAAGCTTGGGGAATCTTCAATAGCTTCCTGAGTCGGGGTTTCCAATCGGTACAAGTGAACAGATTCCAGAATTGTGTCCAAAACCGTTTCAGCAATTCCGATTCTCCGGCCGGAGGTGCACTTTCTGATTCGGGAACATCACTCACAACAACTTCTATATTATTTATAGACTGCGGTGTTCCCTCCTGTTCCCTGAGTAAATCCCGTTCTAACCAATGGTCAAAGATAGAGTAACGCCAGGTGGGACAATCAAAAGCATAAACTCGTTGCCTTGTCCCATCGGGTAACTTAATTTGGCGCACACATTTGAGAGGTAGACCAATTTTATTCCTCAACACATCCTGAACAATACGGATAGGAGAAGCTTTACTATCGGGACTAATCCCCAGATAATCCCTCATATCTCGACTGTAGGTAATCACCTTATCCGCAAACTCCAGAATTTCCTCCGACTCCAAGGTAAACTCCGCATCAGGGTTAAGTAAATGTTCAACTCCTAATAGTTGCAACACCTGGACTTGTGCCGACAATAACTTAATATCCTGCAAACAAACTTTTCCTTCCCCTGCCTCCAACTGTTTCTGTAAATGGTGTTTATCCCGTTGATGAACAAACTCAGGATGCAGTAAATAATAATGTAACCGCAACTTAGGATAATCCCCCGCCATATCCCTCAACACCAACTCCGGCGAGACTTCCACCCCATAACGATAAGAAATCTCATAATGACGCTGTTGGGCTAACTCATCTTGGGTTTTCTTCCGTTTACTTTTTAGTTCCTCATATTGATTTCGAGAAACCAAGAATTGAGCCGCAATAAACTTAGCATAACTATATTGGTTCTTATCCCTGGTTTCCGTCGCTTTCTCTAAGTGATTTTTGGCAGTTTGTTCTAAATGATGGAGTTTTTGAACCGTTCCTTTTAATTGTTCAGTGAACTCAGGAACCTCAGCTAAGGGGTCTAAAACTTCACCTAATAAACGCTCACATTCTAAAGAAGTTTTCTCAAATTCAGACAATTCAATAATATGTCCTTCCGCTTCTAATTCCCTGACTAAAGTATTTTTAAATTTCCATTGACCTGCATTAACCCGTGCAGCAAACTTAGCCCAGAATTTAGTATGTTTAGGAGTCAGTTGCTCATCAAAATCTATAGATAACTCTAAATCAATTTCTTGCAGAATCTGGAGATTGCGTTTAAAAACCTTATTTTGAGTTGCCAATAAGGGTTTCCAATCAGTCTGGCGATTACCAATTTGACCACAACCATAGTTCGCCGCCCAAACATGACAAGGAACATTCAAATCTCGAACCCTTGCCAAAAATTGACAAGCATCTTTAACATTAATTGCCCCTTGGAAAATCCCAAATATCGCTTGAAAATGATTAACTAAATCAATACTAACTCCCGTACCAATCGTGGGAGAAGTAATAACAACATCATAATCTTTAATATGATTATTGATATCTTCCATACAGCCAAAAGCTTCATGGGTTTCATCAGCAACAGTTTCCGAATCAATCCGCAAAATCTTCAACTCAGGAAAAGACTCTCGTAATTGACTTTCAATATTAATACAAGAAAACTTCCCTTTAACCTTCTGACTATCTAAAACCATTAGAATCGGAGCTTTCCCTACGGATTCATAGAGTTTAGTGATTAGATGGGACGGATTTGATTGATTATAAACAATAATTTTCCGTTGTTGATTATGTTTATATTCATTAACATAAACTTGAGGGATAATGTTCCCCCCAGCACAATCAATTAAATAATCAATAGCATAATCAGATAAATCCGCATCTTGAGCAACAACTAAACCATCAGAACCCAAAACCGTCTGCATTAATTCCATGAACATTCGGCATAAAATGGCTCGTTTATCTGTACAGGTTGAACTATTGAGTAAATGCCAGATAATTTGTTCAACTTCGTCTAAAATAATAATAGCATCCTCCCATTCCGAGGGATTAAATTTAGCTTGACTTAGGGGATGTAAACTATCAATACATAAACCAAAACCAAAGATAGAATCGTAGGGATTTTCCTTCTGGTCTTCGACCCAAACTAACCCTAATCTCTTACAAATAGAACGCCCTAATTGAATCCGGTGGCTAATTACTAGAACTTTCCGACCAATGCCCATTGATTCTTGAATCAACTTAATGAGATTCTCAGTTTTTCCGGTTCCTTTTCCTGATTTAATACAAACTAATCCCTGTTCTGGGAAGTTCAGGTTTAAATACCGACTATTAAGTTTAGTTACAGGATAAGTAATAGAATATTCTTTCTGATAGTTCCAATACTCTAAATCCGTTGCTTGAGTAAATAATTCATCAAATTGATGTTCACCATGATGGACAATAAAATCATCAACACCTTTATCGGGGCCAGGTAAAGTAATTACCCAA includes the following:
- a CDS encoding CopG domain protein DNA-binding domain protein — encoded protein: MNNKKQTRKPLSDALAQEFVYGENSTPAVTPKPIEISEPQPIPQPETTFMDRLQVQPKEGTKRFTVDLPESTHRKLSMLAARTGRTKAEIVRLLLDEALENVQD